Proteins encoded within one genomic window of Mauremys mutica isolate MM-2020 ecotype Southern chromosome 11, ASM2049712v1, whole genome shotgun sequence:
- the LOC123344219 gene encoding cytochrome P450 1A5-like isoform X1 — protein sequence MLTGPVYFKLPCQFLFIPWQARSKPINSTKKKVKRLLRPLKMKAAMSLVGSQGIISVTEILIASAVFCLTFMVIRSFWQQIPKGLKRLPGPRGYPVIGNVLELGSNPHLTLTQMSQTYGDVMQIQIGTRPVLVLSGLDTIKQALVKQGEDFMGRPDLYSFRNVGDGQSLAFSTDSGEVWRARRKLAQNALKTFSVSPSPNSSSTCLLEEHVSKEADYLVRKFLQLMEEKKRFDPYRYVVVSVANVICAMCFGKRYDHDDQELLSIVNVTDQFGDVAASGNAADFIPMLQYLPNSTMKKFIEFNKRFLRLLQDVVKEHYESFEKDNIRDIMDSLIEQSQENKVEANANIQLPKEKIVNLVNDLFGAGFDTVTTALSWSLMYLVTYPDIQKKIQEELDQTIGRERRPRLSDRPMMPYTEAFILEMFRHSSFFPFTIPHCTTRDTVLNGYYIPKDLCVFVNQWQVNHDEKLWKEPSKFNPERFLHAGGTEVNKADGEKVLVFGLGKRKCIGETIARWEVFLFLTTLLQQLEFSVSDGEKVDMTPLYGLSMKHKRCEHFQVKQRFPIQSSE from the exons ATGCTGACAGGTCCTGTGTATTTCAAACTGCCCTGTCAATTTCTCTTCATTCCATGGCAGGCTCGCAGTAAACCAATCAACTCCACAAAGAAGAAAGTGAAACG GCTTCTTAGGCCCTTGAAGATGAAGGCTGCAATGTCACTGGTGGGAAGCCAGGGCATTATCTCAGTCACCGAAATCCTTATTGCCTCGGCTGTCTTCTGTCTGACATTCATGGTCATCAGATCCTTCTGGCAGCAGATCCCCAAGGGGCTGAAGAGGCTCCCAGGACCAAGGGGTTACCCCGTGATAGGCAACGTGCTGGAGCTGGGGAGCAATCCACACCTGACCTTGACTCAGATGAGCCAGACCTATGGAGATGTGATGCAGATACAGATTGGCACCAGACCTGTGCTGGTGCTGAGTGGGTTGGACACCATCAAACAAGCTCTGGTGAAGCAAGGGGAGGACTTCATGGGGCGCCCTGATCTCTACAGTTTTCGCAATGTTGGAGATGGCCAGAGCTTGGCCTTCAGCACTGATTCAGGGGAGGTGTGGAGAGCTCGCAGGAAGTTGGCCCAGAATGCCCTGAAGACCTTCTCTGTCTCGCCCAGCCCCAACTCTTCGTCCACCTGCCTCCTCGAGGAGCATGTCTCCAAAGAAGCTGACTACCTAGTAAGAAAGTTCCTGCAACTGATGGAGGAGAAGAAGAGGTTTGACCCCTATCGGTACGTGGTGGTCTCTGTGGCCAATGTCATCTGTGCCATGTGCTTTGGCAAGCGTTACGACCATGATGACCAGGAGCTGCTCAGCATAGTGAATGTGACGGATCAATTTGGGGATGTGGCTGCCTCTGGCAATGCAGCGGATTTCATCCCAATGCTCCAGTATCTCCCCAACAGCACCATGAAGAAATTTATAGAATTCAACAAGAGGTTCCTCAGGCTCCTGCAGGACGTTGTCAAAGAGCACTACGAGAGCTTTGAGAAG GACAACATTCGAGACATCATGGACTCCTTGATTGAGCAAAGTCAGGAGAATAAAGTGGAAGCCAATGCCAATATTCAGCTCCCAAAGGAAAAAATTGTCAACCTGGTCAATGACCTCTTTGGAGCCG GTTTTGACACTGTGACAACAGCTTTGTCCTGGAGCCTCATGTATCTTGTGACTTATCCAGACATTCAGAAGAAGATTCAGGAAGAATTAG ATCAGACCATtggcagagagaggagacccagacTCTCAGACCGGCCCATGATGCCTTACACAGAAGCCTTTATCTTAGAGATGTTCAGACATTCCTCCTTCTTTCCCTTCACCATTCCTCACTG CACAACAAGAGACACAGTACTGAATGGCTACTACATCCCGAAGGACCTCTGTGTGTTTGTCAACCAATGGCAAGTCAATCACGATGA GAAGCTTTGGAAAGAACCATCTAAGTTCAACCCAGAGCGTTTCCTCCATGCCGGAGGGACTGAAGTAAACAAGGCGGATGGTGAGAAGGTGCTGGTCTTTGGCCTGGGGAAGAGGAAGTGCATTGGTGAGACCATTGCCAGATGGGAGGTCTTCCTCTTCCTGaccaccctgctgcagcagctggagttCAGCGTCTCTGATGGAGAGAAGGTGGACATGACGCCCCTGTACGGCCTGTCAATGAAGCACAAGAGGTGTGAGCACTTCCAGGTTAAGCAGCGCTT
- the LOC123344219 gene encoding cytochrome P450 1A5-like isoform X2 has protein sequence MKAAMSLVGSQGIISVTEILIASAVFCLTFMVIRSFWQQIPKGLKRLPGPRGYPVIGNVLELGSNPHLTLTQMSQTYGDVMQIQIGTRPVLVLSGLDTIKQALVKQGEDFMGRPDLYSFRNVGDGQSLAFSTDSGEVWRARRKLAQNALKTFSVSPSPNSSSTCLLEEHVSKEADYLVRKFLQLMEEKKRFDPYRYVVVSVANVICAMCFGKRYDHDDQELLSIVNVTDQFGDVAASGNAADFIPMLQYLPNSTMKKFIEFNKRFLRLLQDVVKEHYESFEKDNIRDIMDSLIEQSQENKVEANANIQLPKEKIVNLVNDLFGAGFDTVTTALSWSLMYLVTYPDIQKKIQEELDQTIGRERRPRLSDRPMMPYTEAFILEMFRHSSFFPFTIPHCTTRDTVLNGYYIPKDLCVFVNQWQVNHDEKLWKEPSKFNPERFLHAGGTEVNKADGEKVLVFGLGKRKCIGETIARWEVFLFLTTLLQQLEFSVSDGEKVDMTPLYGLSMKHKRCEHFQVKQRFPIQSSE, from the exons ATGAAGGCTGCAATGTCACTGGTGGGAAGCCAGGGCATTATCTCAGTCACCGAAATCCTTATTGCCTCGGCTGTCTTCTGTCTGACATTCATGGTCATCAGATCCTTCTGGCAGCAGATCCCCAAGGGGCTGAAGAGGCTCCCAGGACCAAGGGGTTACCCCGTGATAGGCAACGTGCTGGAGCTGGGGAGCAATCCACACCTGACCTTGACTCAGATGAGCCAGACCTATGGAGATGTGATGCAGATACAGATTGGCACCAGACCTGTGCTGGTGCTGAGTGGGTTGGACACCATCAAACAAGCTCTGGTGAAGCAAGGGGAGGACTTCATGGGGCGCCCTGATCTCTACAGTTTTCGCAATGTTGGAGATGGCCAGAGCTTGGCCTTCAGCACTGATTCAGGGGAGGTGTGGAGAGCTCGCAGGAAGTTGGCCCAGAATGCCCTGAAGACCTTCTCTGTCTCGCCCAGCCCCAACTCTTCGTCCACCTGCCTCCTCGAGGAGCATGTCTCCAAAGAAGCTGACTACCTAGTAAGAAAGTTCCTGCAACTGATGGAGGAGAAGAAGAGGTTTGACCCCTATCGGTACGTGGTGGTCTCTGTGGCCAATGTCATCTGTGCCATGTGCTTTGGCAAGCGTTACGACCATGATGACCAGGAGCTGCTCAGCATAGTGAATGTGACGGATCAATTTGGGGATGTGGCTGCCTCTGGCAATGCAGCGGATTTCATCCCAATGCTCCAGTATCTCCCCAACAGCACCATGAAGAAATTTATAGAATTCAACAAGAGGTTCCTCAGGCTCCTGCAGGACGTTGTCAAAGAGCACTACGAGAGCTTTGAGAAG GACAACATTCGAGACATCATGGACTCCTTGATTGAGCAAAGTCAGGAGAATAAAGTGGAAGCCAATGCCAATATTCAGCTCCCAAAGGAAAAAATTGTCAACCTGGTCAATGACCTCTTTGGAGCCG GTTTTGACACTGTGACAACAGCTTTGTCCTGGAGCCTCATGTATCTTGTGACTTATCCAGACATTCAGAAGAAGATTCAGGAAGAATTAG ATCAGACCATtggcagagagaggagacccagacTCTCAGACCGGCCCATGATGCCTTACACAGAAGCCTTTATCTTAGAGATGTTCAGACATTCCTCCTTCTTTCCCTTCACCATTCCTCACTG CACAACAAGAGACACAGTACTGAATGGCTACTACATCCCGAAGGACCTCTGTGTGTTTGTCAACCAATGGCAAGTCAATCACGATGA GAAGCTTTGGAAAGAACCATCTAAGTTCAACCCAGAGCGTTTCCTCCATGCCGGAGGGACTGAAGTAAACAAGGCGGATGGTGAGAAGGTGCTGGTCTTTGGCCTGGGGAAGAGGAAGTGCATTGGTGAGACCATTGCCAGATGGGAGGTCTTCCTCTTCCTGaccaccctgctgcagcagctggagttCAGCGTCTCTGATGGAGAGAAGGTGGACATGACGCCCCTGTACGGCCTGTCAATGAAGCACAAGAGGTGTGAGCACTTCCAGGTTAAGCAGCGCTT